From Entelurus aequoreus isolate RoL-2023_Sb linkage group LG22, RoL_Eaeq_v1.1, whole genome shotgun sequence, one genomic window encodes:
- the LOC133639383 gene encoding ETS-related transcription factor Elf-2-like isoform X4, whose protein sequence is MATSQLEGHANQLDLLIKAVEASVHSASVHCSDKTIEAAQALLHMDSPSSVREDCSPEAFIPPCVTTPDFLHAAMRPDIAETEVEISTEDCCEDDDDDDDDEEEEDIGSLLEEPEPERSHEPVRKRRAGRKLKPSQSSYSDDLSIRKKTREGKAGNTIYLWEFLLDLLQDKNTCPRYIKWTQREKGIFKLVDSKAVSKLWGKHKNKPDMNYETMGRALRYYYQRGILAKVEGQRLVYQFKEMPKNIIVIDDDKADMSVADDPMETTASYERIPQPSDVMLKGSGLSPRKPNILRGGNRGHLVHSSAAVGNKTLAVSTPRTLSGDGSRNQQTTVLSNPSGHRTMRVAMQVPVVMTSLGQKISTVALQQPGVRTGTSGHATILSSAAGGTNSQQKVVIQTIPTMVPATAENGEKITVQLAKIITIPAHQLAQCQLQNPTDVKSGIGGSTTGIGLLGSPLTVQTLTPVSVASGAQVMRLSVPSQAQAQTLVVSRSVSGGGAVTVSTANQAMVAAPRIISGLFNGSELVMGGDKLKAAGVPVQAVQMAVAVQQNQAKPRRDPDVLSKEMPVIIKTEEPEC, encoded by the exons TGGAGGCGTCTGTCCATAGTGCCAGTGTGCACTGCTCTGACAAGACCATCGAGGCTGCACAGGCTCTCCTACACATGGACTCACCATCCAGTGTCAGAGAAGACTGTAGTCCAG AAGCTTTCATCCCGCCGTGTGTAACAACGCCAGACTTCCTCCATGCTGCCATGCGTCCTGACATCGCAGAGACTGAGGTGGAGATCTCCACAGAAGACTGCTGCGAGGATGATGACGACGACGATgacgacgaagaagaagaagatataGGAAGTCTGTTAGAGGAGCCAGAGCCGGAACGCAGCCATGAGCCTGTCCGGAAGAGAAGAG CTGGACGGAAACTGAAACCAAGTCAGTCATCTTACTCAGATGATCTCAGCATCCGGAAGAAGACAAGAGAAGGGAAAG CGGGGAACACCATCTACTTATGGGAGTTCCTGTTGGATCTCCTGCAAGACAAGAACACCTGTCCAAGGTACATCAAGTGGACTCAAAGAGAAAAGGGCATCTTTAAGCTGGTGGACTCAAAGGCCGTGTCGAAGCTGTGGGGAAAGCACAAGAACAAGCCAGACATGAACTACGAGACCATGGGGCGGGCTCTCAG ATATTACTACCAACGTGGCATCCTCGCTAAGGTTGAGGGCCAACGGCTGGTTTATCAGTTCAAagaaatgccaaaaaacattatcgTCATTGACGACGACAAGGCAGACATGTCTGTTGCTGATGACCCAATGGAGACGACCGCGTCCTACGAGCGCATCCCGCAGCCATCAGATGTGATGCTCAAGGGGTCGGGCCTGTCCCCCAGGAAGCCCAACATCCTGAGAGGCGGAAACCGAGGCCACTTGGTTCATTCGTCTGCTGCTGTGGGCAACAAGACCTTGGCAGTAAGCACACCAAGGACGCTGTCAGGAGATGGCAGCCGGAATCAGCAAACAACTGTCCTTTCCAACCCTTCGGGGCACAG GACAATGCGGGTTGCCATGCAGGTGCCGGTCGTCATGACCTCGTTAGGCCAGAAGATCTCTACAGTTGCTCTGCAGCAGCCAGGAGTAAGAACAGGGACATCTGGCCATGCAACAATCCTGTCCAGTGCTGCTGGAGGCACCAACTCCCAGCAGAAG GTTGTCATCCAGACCATCCCCACGATGGTACCGGCCACCGCGGAGAACGGAGAGAAGATCACGGTCCAGCTGGCCAAGATCATCACAATCCCCGCCCATCAGTTGGCTCAGTGTCAGCTTCAGAACCCCACAGATGTCAAGTCTGGCATCGGGGGCTCGACCACGGGAATCGGCCTCCTGGGAAGCCCCCTGACGGTCCAGACGCTCACCCCGGTCAGCGTGGCCTCGGGAGCGCAGGTGATGAGGCTGTCCGTGCCGTCTCAGGCGCAAGCGCAGACTCTGGTGGTGTCGAGAAGCGTCAGCGGCGGGGGGGCGGTCACGGTGTCGACGGCCAATCAGGCGATGGTGGCGGCGCCTCGCATCATTAGTGGCCTTTTCAACGGCTCCGAGCTGGTGATGGGAGGGGACAAGCTGAAGGCCGCCGGCGTTCCAGTACAAGCTGTGCAAATGGCGGTGGCGGTCCAACAGAACCAGGCCAAACCCCGAAGGGACCCTGATGTGCTAAGCAAAGAGATGCCTGTCATCATAAAGACTGAAGAGCCCGAATGTTGA